From the Campylobacter sp. CNRCH_2014_0184h genome, one window contains:
- the purU gene encoding formyltetrahydrofolate deformylase, giving the protein MNEYILKISSSDEKGLIYRISDVIFKYRINIIKNDEFVGENRFFFRAHLEGELDIKAFKGTLEAMLPDNAQIEITSKRKKDIIVLATKETHCLGELLIRQFSGEFNANIKAVIANYEILKPLVDKFNIPFHTILAQDLSRQEHEEKLLECLKQYEFDYIVLAKYMRILSPSFVEHFEGKIINIHHSFLPAFIGANPYKQAYERGVKIIGATAHFVNNNLDEGPIITQDVIPVTHEYSWQAMQQAGRNVEKNVFSKALDLVFDDRIFIHENKTIVF; this is encoded by the coding sequence ATGAATGAATATATTTTAAAAATTTCAAGTAGTGATGAAAAAGGATTGATTTATAGAATTTCAGATGTTATTTTTAAATATAGAATCAACATTATAAAAAATGATGAATTTGTTGGAGAAAATCGTTTTTTCTTTAGAGCGCATTTAGAAGGTGAGCTTGATATAAAAGCTTTTAAAGGAACGCTTGAAGCCATGCTTCCTGATAATGCACAAATTGAAATTACATCAAAGAGAAAAAAAGATATTATTGTTTTAGCTACCAAAGAAACTCATTGTTTGGGTGAATTACTTATTCGCCAATTTAGTGGGGAATTTAACGCAAATATTAAAGCAGTTATTGCAAATTATGAGATATTAAAACCTTTAGTGGATAAATTTAACATACCTTTTCATACTATTTTAGCGCAGGATTTAAGTAGGCAAGAGCATGAAGAAAAACTACTAGAGTGTTTAAAACAATACGAGTTTGATTATATTGTTTTAGCAAAATATATGAGAATATTGTCTCCATCTTTTGTGGAGCATTTTGAAGGAAAGATTATTAATATCCACCATTCTTTTTTACCTGCATTTATAGGAGCTAATCCTTATAAGCAAGCTTATGAAAGAGGAGTGAAGATTATAGGCGCAACAGCACATTTTGTAAATAATAACTTAGATGAGGGACCAATTATCACTCAAGATGTTATACCAGTTACTCATGAATATTCTTGGCAGGCTATGCAACAAGCAGGACGTAATGTGGAAAAAAATGTTTTTTCTAAGGCTTTGGATTTGGTCTTTGATGATAGGATTTTTATACACGAAAATAAAACGATAGTGTTTTAA
- the glnA gene encoding type I glutamate--ammonia ligase yields MGKFVNNIGEFFSYCQEHEVLFVDFRFTDMIGTWHHITYNIKAIDDKTFENGIPFDASSLHGWQPIEKSDMILKPDVESAFLDPFTADPTIIVICDVYDIYKDQMYEKCPRSIAKKAMQHLSTSNIADTAYFGPENEFFIFDNVKIVDSSHCAKYEVDTEEGEWNDNKDFTDSYNSGHRPRNKGGYFPVSPIDSSVDIRAEMMQVLERVGLKTFVHHHEVAQGQAEIGVEFGNLVEAADNVQIYKYVVKMVAHLNGKTATFMPKPLYGDNGSGMHVHMSLWKDGVNLFYDKEGYGKLSECAINYIGGILANARSVAAFTNPSSNSYKRIVPGFEAPCILTYSCQNRSASCRVPYGINEKSARVEIRFPDSTSNPYLAFTSLLMAGLDGIKNKTIPVGPMDENLFALTLDEIREKGIEQLPHTLRGSLEALIRKNAFLKPVMSDVFIDDYQHMKFETQVWPVEARPTAYEFKTCYSC; encoded by the coding sequence ATGGGTAAGTTTGTAAATAACATTGGTGAGTTTTTTAGTTATTGTCAAGAACATGAAGTTTTATTTGTTGATTTTAGATTTACTGATATGATAGGTACTTGGCACCATATTACTTACAATATAAAAGCAATTGATGATAAAACTTTTGAAAATGGAATTCCTTTTGATGCAAGCTCTTTACACGGTTGGCAACCTATAGAAAAATCAGATATGATTTTAAAACCTGATGTAGAAAGTGCATTCTTAGATCCATTTACAGCAGATCCTACTATCATAGTAATTTGTGATGTATATGATATTTATAAAGATCAAATGTATGAAAAATGTCCAAGAAGTATTGCCAAAAAAGCAATGCAACACTTAAGTACAAGCAATATCGCTGATACAGCTTATTTTGGTCCTGAAAATGAATTTTTTATTTTTGATAATGTAAAAATAGTTGATTCTTCTCATTGTGCAAAATATGAAGTAGATACTGAAGAAGGTGAATGGAATGATAATAAAGATTTCACAGATAGTTACAATAGCGGACATCGCCCAAGAAATAAAGGCGGATATTTTCCTGTAAGTCCTATTGATTCTAGTGTAGATATTAGAGCTGAAATGATGCAAGTTTTAGAAAGAGTGGGTTTAAAAACTTTCGTACATCACCATGAAGTAGCACAAGGACAAGCTGAGATTGGTGTAGAATTTGGAAATTTAGTTGAAGCTGCTGATAATGTACAAATTTACAAATATGTAGTAAAGATGGTAGCACATTTAAATGGAAAAACAGCAACTTTTATGCCAAAACCACTCTATGGAGATAATGGAAGTGGTATGCATGTGCATATGAGTCTTTGGAAAGATGGAGTAAATTTATTCTATGATAAAGAAGGCTATGGAAAATTAAGCGAATGTGCGATTAATTACATCGGTGGAATTTTAGCTAATGCAAGAAGTGTTGCCGCATTTACCAATCCTAGCTCAAATTCCTATAAAAGAATAGTTCCAGGTTTTGAAGCACCTTGCATTTTAACTTATTCTTGTCAAAATCGCTCTGCAAGTTGTCGCGTTCCTTATGGTATTAACGAAAAAAGCGCAAGAGTAGAAATTAGATTTCCTGATAGCACTTCTAATCCTTACCTAGCTTTTACAAGCTTACTTATGGCAGGACTTGATGGTATTAAAAACAAAACCATACCGGTTGGCCCTATGGATGAAAATTTATTTGCACTAACCCTAGATGAGATTAGAGAAAAAGGTATAGAGCAATTACCTCACACTTTAAGAGGATCTTTAGAAGCACTCATTAGAAAAAATGCTTTCTTAAAACCTGTTATGAGTGATGTGTTTATTGATGATTATCAACATATGAAATTTGAAACCCAAGTATGGCCTGTAGAAGCTAGACCAACTGCATATGAGTTTAAAACTTGTTATTCTTGCTAA
- a CDS encoding protein phosphatase CheZ, with amino-acid sequence MTQEELDALMNSTEDLDLDSVEETETKPETEYEDEEKNKQIVDAMINGDYKARADMAWPPPPPSKEHKVVHQLDDVTRDSEIKATEMMEKLEIINDFFANSENELCVISDALNKNIEIFEKLNAKFPNVVSFKEAIETNNNAKNIIDEITGCLQTGQDEVMMAMDAMQYQDIHRQKIERVINVMRALSRYMSSLFEGKIDDEKRVGSAVHIEGDTTTDVVSNDDIEALIASLGKK; translated from the coding sequence ATGACTCAAGAAGAATTAGATGCTTTAATGAATAGCACTGAAGATTTAGATCTTGATTCTGTAGAAGAAACAGAAACAAAGCCTGAAACAGAGTATGAAGATGAGGAAAAAAATAAACAAATTGTTGATGCAATGATTAATGGTGATTATAAAGCAAGAGCAGATATGGCATGGCCACCACCACCACCTAGCAAAGAACATAAAGTTGTGCATCAGCTTGATGATGTTACAAGAGATAGTGAAATCAAAGCTACTGAAATGATGGAAAAGTTAGAAATTATTAATGATTTCTTTGCAAATTCAGAAAATGAGCTTTGTGTAATTAGCGATGCTTTGAATAAAAATATAGAAATTTTTGAAAAACTAAATGCAAAATTTCCTAATGTTGTAAGCTTTAAAGAAGCTATAGAAACTAACAATAATGCTAAAAATATTATAGATGAAATCACGGGTTGTTTACAAACTGGACAAGATGAAGTTATGATGGCAATGGATGCTATGCAATACCAAGATATTCACCGTCAAAAAATCGAACGTGTTATTAATGTTATGAGAGCTTTAAGTAGATACATGAGTAGTTTATTTGAAGGTAAAATTGATGATGAAAAACGCGTAGGATCGGCTGTGCATATTGAAGGTGATACAACTACAGATGTTGTAAGCAATGATGATATTGAGGCATTAATCGCAAGTTTAGGCAAAAAATGA
- a CDS encoding peptidase U32 family protein, protein MIVPEIVAPAGNFTKLKIALAYGADAVYAGVSNFSLRARTARDFNYETFKEAIDYTHTRGKKIYVTINGFHFSSQIEGLKRHILKLKEMKPDAFIVASVGAMRLVKELAPEINLHVSTQANILNYLDAQVYKDMGAKRVVIARELGLKDAKDLKNNCDIELESFVHGSMCFAYSGRCLISSVQSGRMSNRGSCANDCRFNYELYAKNPETNTLFRLEEDENGTHVFNSKDLNLSSYIQKIMQENCIHAFKIEGRTKSEYYVALTTRTYKMAVQDVLEDTFDAAKYEKEIHTLKHRGFTDGYLVSRAYEKTDSINHNTSIEEGTHQVHAISEDGEFFKCKGKIELNKEYEILAPVNSNIELGENKLGLIYENDGKKFIVFKQLLAKNNKEFSEIHSGNENEITLPFKLPEFSFLRRSVE, encoded by the coding sequence ATGATTGTTCCTGAAATAGTAGCTCCTGCGGGAAATTTTACAAAATTAAAAATAGCGTTAGCTTATGGAGCTGATGCTGTTTATGCGGGAGTGAGTAATTTTTCATTAAGAGCAAGAACTGCTAGGGATTTCAATTATGAAACTTTTAAAGAAGCCATTGATTATACTCACACAAGAGGAAAAAAAATTTATGTAACCATTAATGGTTTTCATTTTAGCTCACAAATTGAGGGTTTAAAAAGGCATATTTTAAAATTAAAAGAAATGAAACCTGATGCTTTTATAGTAGCTTCTGTAGGTGCTATGCGTTTAGTTAAAGAACTTGCACCTGAAATCAATCTTCATGTATCCACTCAAGCTAATATTTTAAACTATTTAGACGCTCAAGTCTATAAAGACATGGGAGCTAAGCGTGTTGTTATAGCAAGGGAACTTGGTTTAAAAGATGCAAAAGATTTGAAAAACAATTGTGATATCGAGCTTGAAAGTTTTGTGCATGGCTCTATGTGCTTTGCATATTCTGGTAGATGTTTAATAAGCTCAGTACAAAGTGGACGCATGAGCAATCGTGGTTCTTGCGCAAATGATTGTAGATTTAATTATGAGCTTTATGCGAAAAATCCAGAGACAAATACACTTTTTAGATTAGAAGAAGATGAAAATGGAACACATGTATTTAATTCTAAAGATTTAAATTTAAGCTCATATATTCAAAAGATTATGCAAGAAAATTGTATTCATGCTTTTAAAATAGAAGGAAGAACAAAAAGTGAGTATTATGTAGCTTTGACTACAAGAACTTATAAAATGGCAGTGCAAGATGTATTGGAAGACACTTTTGATGCTGCTAAATATGAAAAAGAAATCCATACTTTAAAACACAGAGGTTTTACGGATGGATATTTAGTCTCAAGAGCCTATGAAAAAACCGATTCTATTAATCACAATACAAGCATAGAAGAAGGAACTCATCAAGTGCATGCTATTAGTGAAGATGGCGAGTTTTTTAAATGTAAAGGCAAGATAGAATTAAACAAAGAATATGAAATTTTAGCTCCGGTTAATTCTAATATAGAATTAGGAGAAAATAAACTAGGTTTAATCTATGAAAATGATGGTAAGAAATTTATAGTTTTTAAGCAATTATTGGCCAAAAATAATAAAGAATTTAGTGAAATTCATAGTGGTAATGAAAATGAAATTACTTTACCGTTTAAGCTTCCAGAATTTAGCTTTTTAAGAAGGAGTGTTGAATGA
- the purE gene encoding 5-(carboxyamino)imidazole ribonucleotide mutase, whose protein sequence is MKFVSILMGSKSDYDVVKEALGILEKFDVKYEILITSAHRSPQRTQEYIKNAEEKGAKVFIAAAGMAAHLAGAVAAHTTKPVLGIPMPGSNLASMDSLFSTVQMPSGIPVATLAIGKAGAINAAYLAVQILAIEDESLAQKLLEDRKKQQEKLIQDSSTIEVFL, encoded by the coding sequence ATGAAATTTGTTTCTATATTGATGGGAAGTAAGAGTGATTATGATGTAGTGAAAGAAGCTTTGGGAATTTTGGAAAAATTTGATGTTAAATATGAAATTTTAATCACTTCAGCACACAGAAGTCCTCAAAGAACCCAAGAATACATCAAAAATGCCGAAGAAAAAGGTGCAAAAGTATTTATTGCAGCAGCAGGTATGGCAGCACATTTAGCAGGAGCTGTTGCAGCACATACAACAAAACCTGTTTTAGGCATACCTATGCCAGGAAGTAATTTAGCAAGTATGGATTCTTTATTTTCTACTGTGCAAATGCCAAGTGGAATTCCTGTAGCAACTTTGGCTATAGGTAAAGCAGGGGCTATTAATGCAGCTTATTTAGCTGTGCAAATTTTAGCTATAGAGGATGAATCCTTAGCACAAAAATTATTAGAAGATAGAAAAAAACAACAAGAAAAATTAATTCAAGATTCTAGTACAATTGAAGTTTTTCTTTAA
- a CDS encoding DUF3972 domain-containing protein: MQTYLKLKEFCQLVHLSEDVVKGMMANGALNFKEEEGEIYIEANQGTFSVVPTSSKQPAMVNSMTLAGESFVEKTIGTILNLHEKVLDAKDETLEALKGENKFLKDALYSMQELYDEDRKTIENLNEQLKYARNEVEFLKRKYKMMWNKTVELYANSPEKPEEIKEEK; this comes from the coding sequence ATGCAAACTTACTTGAAGTTAAAAGAATTTTGTCAATTAGTGCATTTATCTGAAGATGTTGTAAAAGGAATGATGGCAAATGGTGCTTTAAATTTCAAAGAAGAAGAGGGTGAAATTTATATTGAGGCTAATCAAGGAACATTTAGTGTGGTTCCAACAAGCTCAAAGCAACCTGCTATGGTAAATTCTATGACTTTAGCAGGAGAAAGTTTTGTAGAAAAAACCATAGGAACTATTTTAAACTTACACGAAAAAGTTCTTGATGCTAAAGATGAGACCTTAGAAGCTTTAAAGGGTGAGAATAAATTTTTAAAAGATGCTCTTTATTCTATGCAAGAACTTTATGATGAAGATAGAAAAACCATAGAAAATCTTAACGAGCAACTCAAATACGCGCGCAATGAAGTGGAATTTCTAAAAAGAAAATACAAAATGATGTGGAATAAAACAGTAGAGTTATATGCAAATTCACCTGAAAAGCCAGAAGAAATAAAGGAAGAAAAATGA
- the glyQ gene encoding glycine--tRNA ligase subunit alpha, which translates to MTFSQMILNLQEFWQKQGCAIMQPYDFPAGAGTFHPATFLRSLGKKPWAAAYVAPSRRPTDGRYGENPNRLGAYYQFQVLIKPSPDNIQELYLKSLENLGFDLKSHDIRFVEDNWESPSLGAWGLGWEVWLDGMEVTQFTYFQQVGGISVDLVSAEITYGLERLAMYLQDVDNVYDIVWNEFNGEKITYKDVHKQGEFEFSKYNFEVSDVKTLNVQFENAYNECKNALEAKLALPAYDYCMLAAHTFNLLDARGAISVTQRQDFMLKIRELSKNCALVYKESLDEN; encoded by the coding sequence ATGACTTTTTCTCAAATGATATTAAACTTACAAGAATTTTGGCAAAAACAAGGTTGTGCCATTATGCAACCTTATGATTTTCCAGCAGGTGCAGGGACTTTTCATCCTGCAACTTTTTTAAGAAGTTTGGGTAAAAAACCTTGGGCAGCTGCTTATGTAGCACCAAGTAGAAGACCAACTGATGGAAGATATGGTGAAAATCCTAATAGACTAGGTGCTTATTATCAATTTCAAGTTTTGATTAAACCAAGCCCTGATAACATCCAAGAATTATATTTAAAAAGTTTAGAAAATTTAGGTTTTGATTTAAAATCACATGATATTCGTTTTGTTGAGGATAACTGGGAGAGTCCAAGTTTAGGTGCTTGGGGTCTGGGTTGGGAAGTTTGGCTTGATGGCATGGAAGTAACACAATTTACTTATTTTCAACAAGTTGGCGGTATAAGCGTAGATTTAGTAAGTGCTGAAATTACCTATGGCTTAGAAAGACTCGCAATGTATTTGCAAGATGTAGATAATGTATATGACATAGTTTGGAATGAATTTAACGGTGAAAAAATTACCTATAAAGATGTTCATAAGCAAGGTGAGTTTGAATTTAGTAAATATAATTTTGAAGTAAGTGATGTTAAAACTTTAAATGTGCAATTTGAAAATGCCTATAATGAGTGTAAAAATGCATTAGAAGCAAAGCTTGCTTTGCCTGCATATGATTATTGTATGTTAGCAGCGCACACTTTTAATTTGCTTGATGCAAGAGGAGCTATTTCAGTAACTCAAAGACAAGACTTTATGCTTAAAATTAGAGAATTATCTAAAAATTGTGCTTTGGTGTATAAAGAAAGTTTAGATGAAAATTAA
- a CDS encoding Nif3-like dinuclear metal center hexameric protein, which translates to MKIKEIYDYLDTISPFSTQSSWDNSGLLLGTLDQEINQIYLALDVDMHLIENARENSLFIVHHPLIFKGLKNLSGVFYPQNILTKMIQKNIALIAMHTNFDLSHLNAYFAREILGFKIKEQNEFLIYCDVDFKFSDLINHVKKSLKLDYIRVVNADNKKIKTLAICTGSGGDLISSVKADCFLSGDFKYHQALESYHNKLSLIDIGHYESESCFGKILAKDLQKFHLEVIISVSKNPFQYF; encoded by the coding sequence ATGAAAATTAAAGAAATTTATGATTATTTGGATACTATTAGCCCATTTAGTACGCAAAGTTCATGGGATAATAGCGGCCTATTACTTGGAACTTTAGATCAAGAAATAAATCAAATTTATCTTGCTCTTGATGTGGATATGCATTTAATTGAAAATGCACGTGAAAATTCACTTTTTATAGTTCATCATCCTTTGATTTTTAAAGGTTTAAAAAACTTAAGCGGGGTGTTTTATCCGCAAAATATTCTTACTAAAATGATACAAAAAAACATAGCTTTAATTGCTATGCATACGAATTTTGACTTAAGTCATTTAAATGCTTATTTTGCTCGTGAAATTTTAGGTTTTAAGATTAAAGAACAAAACGAGTTTTTAATTTATTGTGATGTTGATTTTAAATTTAGCGATTTAATTAATCATGTAAAAAAAAGTTTAAAGCTTGATTACATAAGAGTTGTAAATGCAGATAATAAGAAAATTAAAACTTTAGCAATATGCACAGGCAGTGGAGGAGATTTAATTTCTAGTGTTAAGGCAGATTGCTTTTTAAGCGGAGATTTTAAATATCATCAAGCTTTGGAAAGTTATCATAATAAACTTAGTTTGATTGATATAGGACACTATGAAAGCGAATCTTGTTTTGGTAAAATTTTAGCAAAAGATTTGCAAAAATTTCATTTAGAAGTTATAATATCAGTTTCAAAAAATCCATTTCAATATTTTTAA
- a CDS encoding zinc ribbon domain-containing protein: protein MSKYLEQLIALSQIDKELDGFANKVEDATKDLKEKRNLLDKTEEEIAGFEKDIKDIENQKIQNNNHIAEFGVKIKEIAKKSAAVKTEKEANALKIEEDIAKEQLDAANEEIERLDKILENKEKFIQELQAKRSELENEVDQIDAQTKTVLVDIEKERLQIYDKKVKLVGEINQKVLTFYEKIRKWAGNTAVVPVKKHACYGCFMRIYDKTYLAVLKGDEIITCPHCGRILYKEKEENQN, encoded by the coding sequence ATGAGTAAATATTTAGAACAACTTATAGCTTTATCGCAAATTGATAAAGAACTTGATGGTTTTGCAAATAAAGTAGAAGATGCTACAAAAGATTTAAAAGAAAAACGCAATTTACTTGATAAAACAGAAGAAGAAATTGCAGGTTTTGAGAAAGATATTAAAGATATAGAAAATCAAAAAATTCAAAACAACAATCATATTGCAGAATTTGGTGTAAAAATAAAAGAAATAGCCAAAAAAAGTGCAGCGGTAAAAACTGAAAAAGAAGCAAATGCTTTAAAAATTGAAGAGGATATAGCCAAAGAACAACTTGATGCAGCAAATGAAGAAATTGAAAGATTGGATAAAATTTTAGAAAATAAAGAAAAGTTTATACAAGAATTGCAAGCTAAAAGAAGCGAACTTGAAAATGAAGTGGATCAAATCGATGCTCAAACTAAAACTGTTTTAGTGGATATTGAAAAAGAAAGATTACAAATTTATGATAAAAAGGTAAAATTAGTAGGTGAAATAAATCAAAAAGTTTTAACTTTTTATGAAAAAATTAGAAAATGGGCGGGAAATACTGCAGTAGTTCCTGTAAAAAAACATGCTTGTTATGGCTGTTTTATGAGAATTTATGATAAAACTTATTTGGCTGTTTTAAAAGGTGATGAAATCATAACTTGCCCACATTGTGGAAGAATTTTATACAAAGAAAAAGAAGAAAATCAAAATTGA
- the waaA gene encoding lipid IV(A) 3-deoxy-D-manno-octulosonic acid transferase, which produces MIFFYYIFAVIIYIIAAPFLLILSFCKEKYKISLKSRFFLYKNLRQKQGDVYFHACSFGEIKSLIPLIKLFPTCKISTITQTGFSEALKYSKKVNFFPFEIFVPFWMRPCKVLVIFEAELWLMLVFMAKFYNAKVVLLNARISDRSLKNYKRFSFFYRLIFKYIDVVFAQSQKDKERLECLGAKNVIAYKNIKANIKQEQVKNYSKPKARIIIFASTHENEERLLLNEINLEENDKLIIAPRHPERFGAVEKILKDFCQKNHYNMQKFSDFTLSENNFANFFNTKCLLLDTLGELESFYKISDVVFLCGSFVDNIGGHNPIEAARWNNVIISGKYYFNQESLYQEVDGLYICESAKDINVFLKQKLSQAQLKEQSDLNEIILSIKEGLDARKSL; this is translated from the coding sequence TTGATTTTTTTTTATTATATTTTTGCTGTGATTATATATATAATTGCAGCTCCTTTTTTATTGATTTTAAGTTTTTGTAAGGAAAAGTATAAAATATCATTAAAATCAAGATTCTTTCTTTACAAAAATTTAAGGCAAAAACAAGGTGACGTGTATTTTCATGCTTGTTCTTTTGGTGAAATTAAAAGCCTTATTCCTTTAATAAAACTTTTTCCAACTTGTAAAATTTCAACCATAACTCAAACTGGTTTTAGTGAAGCTTTAAAATATTCTAAAAAAGTAAATTTTTTCCCTTTTGAGATTTTTGTACCTTTTTGGATGAGACCTTGTAAAGTTTTGGTTATTTTTGAAGCAGAGCTTTGGCTTATGCTTGTGTTTATGGCTAAATTTTATAATGCAAAAGTTGTTTTATTAAATGCTAGAATTAGCGATAGATCTTTAAAAAACTATAAGCGTTTTAGCTTTTTTTATCGTTTGATTTTTAAATATATTGATGTTGTGTTTGCGCAAAGTCAAAAAGACAAAGAAAGATTAGAATGCTTGGGCGCTAAAAATGTTATAGCATATAAAAATATTAAAGCTAATATAAAACAAGAACAAGTGAAAAACTATTCCAAGCCCAAAGCTAGGATTATTATATTTGCTAGTACACATGAAAATGAAGAACGATTATTACTTAATGAAATTAATTTAGAAGAAAACGATAAATTGATTATCGCCCCAAGACATCCAGAGCGTTTTGGTGCAGTTGAGAAAATTTTAAAAGATTTTTGTCAAAAAAACCACTATAATATGCAAAAATTTTCAGACTTTACTTTAAGCGAAAATAATTTTGCAAATTTTTTTAATACCAAATGTTTATTGCTAGATACTTTAGGTGAGCTAGAAAGTTTTTATAAGATTAGTGATGTGGTTTTTTTATGCGGCTCTTTTGTAGATAATATAGGTGGGCATAATCCTATAGAGGCAGCTAGATGGAATAATGTTATTATCTCAGGGAAATATTATTTTAATCAAGAAAGTTTATATCAAGAAGTTGATGGTTTGTATATTTGTGAGAGTGCAAAAGATATAAATGTTTTTTTAAAGCAAAAATTATCACAAGCACAACTTAAAGAACAAAGTGATTTAAATGAAATTATATTAAGCATAAAAGAAGGTTTAGATGCAAGAAAAAGCTTATAA
- a CDS encoding pseudouridine synthase family protein, which translates to MQEKAYKLLAMQEKISNNTAKDLIDKGCVFAMGKKVVIARALMSSKTRFVVQKIKKAKILFEDDKIIALNKPYGEISENLEGIYNAKLINRLDKETSGVLLLSKDEEFRLKCIQEYKKQNVYKSYLAIVDGVIAEELEICEKITTIKNKSGAFSKIDKFGLEAHTQVIPLMVNAKKTLIKAVIKTGRTHQIRVHLNHIKHGIIGDEKYAKISSSRMYLHSYETHIFDYQFKALLDESFNAYGFEVKNLNF; encoded by the coding sequence ATGCAAGAAAAAGCTTATAAATTGCTTGCAATGCAAGAAAAAATTTCTAATAACACAGCAAAGGATTTGATTGACAAAGGCTGTGTTTTTGCTATGGGTAAAAAGGTTGTTATAGCTAGGGCTTTAATGAGTTCTAAAACAAGATTTGTTGTGCAAAAAATAAAAAAAGCAAAAATACTTTTTGAAGATGATAAAATCATAGCTTTAAATAAGCCTTATGGTGAGATTAGTGAGAATTTAGAAGGTATTTATAATGCTAAATTAATCAATAGACTTGATAAGGAAACAAGTGGAGTTTTACTTTTAAGTAAAGATGAGGAATTTAGACTAAAATGCATTCAAGAATACAAAAAACAAAATGTTTATAAAAGTTATTTAGCTATTGTTGATGGAGTGATTGCTGAAGAACTTGAAATTTGTGAAAAAATAACTACTATAAAAAATAAATCTGGAGCCTTTAGTAAAATCGATAAATTTGGCTTAGAAGCTCATACTCAGGTTATACCTTTAATGGTAAATGCTAAAAAAACCTTAATAAAAGCAGTCATTAAAACAGGTAGAACACATCAAATTAGAGTGCATTTAAATCATATAAAACATGGTATTATAGGTGATGAAAAATATGCAAAAATTAGCTCTTCTAGAATGTATTTGCATTCATATGAAACGCATATTTTTGATTATCAATTTAAAGCCTTGCTTGATGAGAGTTTCAATGCTTATGGTTTTGAAGTAAAAAATTTAAATTTTTAA